The sequence GGTCTCCACCTCGGCAACGAGATGCCGCTGACGATCTTCCAGGGCGCGCGCCACTGGGATCTCACCGGCGGCGCACCGATCGACGACCTCCCCGTGGGCCCGCGCGCCGACATGGTCAACTTCGCCGACACCTACGCTTCCCATGTCGCGACGCACATGCTCGACGCGCAGACGATCACGCACGGCCTGAACGATTCCCCGATCGGGATGCTCGCGTGGATCCTCAAGCGGTGGAAGAAGTGGAGCGACCAGAACGGGGTCTTCGAAGATTCCTATCCGCTGGACCACATCCTCACCAACGCGACGATCTACTGGGTCAACCAGGCCATCGGCTCGTCGATCCGCGCCTACAAGAACGTCAACCGCCATCCGTGGCGGCCGTCGCACGACCGGACCCCGGCCGTCGAGGCGCCGACCGGGTTCACCTTCCACCTCGGCGACGCCGCACCGCCGGGAGCCCACGACCGCGAACGTCGTATCGCCGCGTTCAAGGAAGCGGCCGGTCCCGTGTACGCCGACGTGCGGCAGGTGAACGTCCACGAAAAGGGCGGCCATTTCGGGCCGTGGGAGCATCCGGAAGCGTGGATCGAAGACCTGCGTGCCACGTTCCGCCCGCTGCGCTGAGCGAGCGGTCTCACGGCCGAGGGATGTTGCGGAGGTTGGCCCGGGCGAGGTCGATCATCCGGCCGACCCCGCCTTCGAGGACGACCTTGCCCGCGGCCAAGGCGAACCCACCGAGCTGACCGGCGGTGATGTGCGGCGGGACGGACAGCGCGTTCGGGTCGGTCACGACGTCCACCAGCGCCGGGCCGTCGTGGCTCAGCGCTTCCTTGAGGGCCGCGCGCAGCCGGGTCGGATCGGTCACCCGCTCGGCGCGCAGACCCGCACCACTGGCGATGGCGGCGAAATCGACCGGGCGGTGGTCGGTCTGATAATCGGGCAGCCCGTCCACCAGCATCTCCAGCTTCACCATGCCCAGCGAGGAGTTGTTGAA comes from Amycolatopsis lurida and encodes:
- a CDS encoding epoxide hydrolase family protein, producing MTLEPFVIDVEQDVLDDLRRRLKATRFAPDLDNEDEAFGLSTAYLKPIVEYWADGFDWRAVEARLNEYSHHRVEVDGTPVHFLREPGKGPAPIPLLLMHGWPWTFWDWSKVIRPLADPAAYGGDPADAFDVIVPSLPGFAFSTPLTNGKENFVSMADRFHTLMTDVLGHRRFGVGAADYGALVGAQLGHKYAGSLHGLHLGNEMPLTIFQGARHWDLTGGAPIDDLPVGPRADMVNFADTYASHVATHMLDAQTITHGLNDSPIGMLAWILKRWKKWSDQNGVFEDSYPLDHILTNATIYWVNQAIGSSIRAYKNVNRHPWRPSHDRTPAVEAPTGFTFHLGDAAPPGAHDRERRIAAFKEAAGPVYADVRQVNVHEKGGHFGPWEHPEAWIEDLRATFRPLR